The genomic stretch CAAGGACGGAGCCATAAGAGCACGAGAAGGTTCTCGCGCGCCTCTCGGCGACGGGAGTAGCTGGACGAACAGAAGGGGTGAACCGCACTAGAAGAATACAGGCATAGCAATCGACCATACGGTAAAGTGAGTCCGCTGCCCTGTATAGACTGTAGACTTTAATTAGCGGCTGAATCCTTCCCGGTGCATTCATCCGCGCTTGGGAATTTCCGCTCCCAGTTGCCCGGACGGGGCAATATTGCGACGACTGCCGCTGAGTCATTGGCGTGGTGACCGGATTGGAACGCTTGGTGCGTGCTTATATTCTTTCGTCGACGCGTCAGATAACTAGTTAGCCAGCACATTCATAAGCGAATTGAAGAGGAGAGACGAGATCAAGCTAAATAGTGACAGGTGAGGGTACGTGACGCCCCGCAAGACATGAAGTCCTGAACCGCACACGCGTTTACCCGGCGGGGCTCCGGCGTGTCCAGTGCGCGCCCACACACATTCTTGTCAAACTCGTCAACACCAAATGGCCAATGCGGGCATCAGTCCATTTGTCCGGACGTGTCAAAACAAGTTAGGCTACAGTAGCAGAGTACTCATTTGTCCGGACAGCCGGAATCGGCCGCTGGCATCAAAACAAGGTTAGATTACTCCGCTACTGTAGAAGTACCTACGTGTACTACGGAGGGCAGGTGAGACTCACCGGCGCATGTCGATCCCGCGCGCCTGCCGTCGGGGCAGAGGCACCAGAACTCCGCGGCGTCGTTGTCGTACCGGCACTGCCCGCCGCTGGCGTTGCAGGTCCGGCAGTCACCGACGGAGGCCACCTCCCAGTCCAGGACGAACCCGTCCTTGAGGAGCCGGCTGTAGTTGGCCGCCGTCATCACCGCCGCCTCAGACCCCAGCACCGGCATGTAGGCGTACGTGCATCCGCCCGTCGCGATCTCCGGCGGCGTGTCCCAGTAGTAAGGCCCGGCGAGGTACGCGTAGATGGGAGAGCTGCAGTTTGCTGTGGCGTTGGCGTACTCGGGGCCGCTCGAGGGCGCCGTGCCGTTGCGGCAGTGGTAGAGGAAGCACAGGGCACGGTTCTGCGGACTAAACGTGAACTGCAGGCTGAGCGCGATGCTGGAGGACACGTTGAAGTCAGCCTGGCACacgccgtcgtcgccggcgaccCTGGAGTGGGAGGCGACGAAGGAGTTGTTGGTGTAGTCGATGCCCAGGACGTGGATGGAGGAGCCCTTCAGGGAGGCCTcgcggccgccgtcgccgcaCCAGACCTCGAAGCCCGGGTGGCCACAGCTGGGAGAAGAAGGCGGATTGGTGCTGCTGCCGAGCCAGAACGGGTAGCTGAGGGTGAGGTTCCCGCATGCCGCCGGCTCGCAGTCTTCGGCGCTGGCGTGGCCATGGAATTGGAGGAGCAAGGAGACAAGGAGCGGGAGAAGCAGCAATGTCGGGCGGCGCATGTTAACTGATGAAGAGGGAATTGACCGCAAGGAGCGGGAGAAGCAGAGCAACCAGCAGGACGAGAACGTATAGTATAGCTGTGTAGTCGATGACTTTAAACAGTATGCTATTTGTTAGTCTTGTATCAAGTCTGTAAGCAAGAAAAGGTTGTATCAAGTCTCCGCTTAGCAACGAACGAGTCCAAGTGCACTCAATCTGACTAGTCGAAAACATTTGACTAGTCCAAATGCACTGCTATACTCATGTGTGTACCTCGATTGCAATCGTCACCCTCCTCGGCTATGGATAGCACTTGCCACTGTCCACCATCGTAGTTAATACCACTCGAACATGGATATGATGGCGAGGCTTATGTCGgattataaaataatttgattgTTTATTTGGTTGATAAGTTATAATATAAAGTACTGTTAGTT from Sorghum bicolor cultivar BTx623 chromosome 3, Sorghum_bicolor_NCBIv3, whole genome shotgun sequence encodes the following:
- the LOC110433894 gene encoding LEAF RUST 10 DISEASE-RESISTANCE LOCUS RECEPTOR-LIKE PROTEIN KINASE-like 1.2, which encodes MRRPTLLLLPLLVSLLLQFHGHASAEDCEPAACGNLTLSYPFWLGSSTNPPSSPSCGHPGFEVWCGDGGREASLKGSSIHVLGIDYTNNSFVASHSRVAGDDGVCQADFNVSSSIALSLQFTFSPQNRALCFLYHCRNGTAPSSGPEYANATANCSSPIYAYLAGPYYWDTPPEIATGGCTYAYMPVLGSEAAVMTAANYSRLLKDGFVLDWEVASVGDCRTCNASGGQCRYDNDAAEFWCLCPDGRRAGSTCAGESHLPSVVHVGTSTVAE